Proteins from a single region of Chloroherpeton thalassium ATCC 35110:
- a CDS encoding ABC transporter substrate-binding protein: protein MKAKTHIPQSGVKCAFFFFGKARILFLLSLLYLLLLCNACSKPSADKAHQAAQKPSADLAIFTKPLSEIKYAKGFDIHYENGVKLIRIFKGFQDKADTLRYVLAPKNFTVPEQYRSWTVVRTPIERAAIFTTTHAGFFSLLGAEENIVGMATPEFINSPKIKSRIDAGEISEIGDAFSPNLEVMLACQLDVVLVTVLPTTKFSQYQTLIESGSPVVVIGEWLENSPLGRAEWMKLLAALLDKESLANEEFAQIESAYQSFAKLTDSVSVRPSVLTGLAYKDSWFVPAGESYGACLLKDAGASYHWSSKKGTGSLNLDFEAVYPVALAADFWINPGTLTSMKELFAKDSRFKDFSSVRSGRVFNNNKQLNANGGNAYWEYGIVKPHLVLGDLISIFHPELKEQLPSDVQETTFYQQVK from the coding sequence ATGAAAGCAAAAACACATATTCCACAAAGTGGGGTAAAGTGTGCGTTTTTCTTTTTTGGCAAAGCGCGTATTTTATTCCTTCTCTCGTTACTATACTTACTTCTGCTATGCAACGCTTGCTCAAAGCCAAGCGCTGACAAAGCACATCAAGCTGCTCAAAAGCCAAGCGCAGACTTAGCCATTTTTACAAAGCCATTATCGGAAATTAAATACGCCAAAGGGTTTGATATTCACTATGAAAATGGTGTAAAGCTCATCAGAATCTTCAAAGGCTTTCAAGATAAAGCCGATACATTACGGTATGTGTTAGCGCCGAAAAACTTCACAGTTCCTGAACAGTATCGTAGTTGGACTGTTGTTCGAACCCCAATTGAGCGAGCCGCTATTTTTACCACCACGCACGCCGGATTTTTTTCCCTGCTGGGCGCAGAAGAAAATATTGTCGGAATGGCAACTCCCGAGTTTATCAATTCCCCTAAAATAAAATCGCGAATCGATGCGGGTGAAATTTCAGAAATTGGCGACGCGTTTAGCCCAAATCTTGAGGTGATGCTCGCTTGCCAGTTGGATGTGGTGCTGGTAACGGTGCTGCCAACTACAAAATTTTCCCAATATCAAACTCTGATAGAATCTGGCTCGCCTGTGGTGGTTATTGGTGAGTGGCTGGAAAACTCACCGTTGGGTCGCGCCGAATGGATGAAATTGTTGGCCGCATTGTTAGATAAAGAATCGCTTGCAAATGAAGAATTTGCCCAGATCGAGTCGGCGTACCAATCCTTTGCCAAACTGACAGATTCCGTTTCAGTCCGTCCAAGTGTTTTGACAGGGCTGGCTTATAAAGACTCATGGTTTGTTCCTGCTGGGGAAAGCTATGGCGCCTGCCTTTTAAAAGATGCGGGCGCAAGCTATCACTGGAGCAGTAAAAAAGGAACAGGCAGCTTAAATCTGGACTTCGAGGCCGTTTATCCGGTTGCCCTGGCAGCTGATTTTTGGATCAACCCCGGCACGCTCACTTCCATGAAAGAATTATTTGCAAAAGACAGTCGGTTCAAAGATTTCTCATCCGTCAGAAGCGGGCGCGTTTTCAATAACAACAAACAGCTTAACGCGAACGGGGGAAATGCTTACTGGGAATACGGCATCGTGAAGCCACACTTAGTTCTCGGAGATTTAATAAGCATTTTTCATCCAGAGCTAAAAGAACAGCTCCCGTCGGATGTTCAGGAAACAACATTTTACCAGCAGGTTAAATAG
- a CDS encoding adenosylcobinamide amidohydrolase produces MKLGTYGDAEVHRNEKIVFVRFKKTYRVISTCRVNGGLYDDIECMFNHQLCEPAAHHRSSLKSVTKTPEIYLEETCQAHDLPERTVSLGTAANMNCAAIETARFRDLEVVAIATGGVETNAGRAGDPASVWEKKGSYEPLVTNGREPHGTINTMVLINQEVTKGAMVRTVMTATEAKTTVLQELGANSRYSDGLATGTGTDQIAVACPLTGETPLTSAGKHSKLGELIGKSVSRAIRKTLALQQALTPENQRSIKVHIERFGATKASMQAGIARHLPEALSEIFAKNFEGLNREPLVVAAACSFVHVRDKIVWGILPESCTKEILTQQGAMLAASISQKIGRTGLYYELLSNEPLSLENSVLLEFIYKSCAIGYEEKWTD; encoded by the coding sequence ATGAAATTAGGAACTTATGGCGACGCAGAAGTGCATCGCAATGAAAAAATCGTATTCGTACGATTTAAAAAAACATATCGCGTGATTTCAACGTGCAGAGTCAACGGCGGACTTTACGACGATATTGAGTGTATGTTCAATCATCAGCTCTGCGAACCGGCGGCGCATCATCGCTCATCATTGAAATCAGTAACCAAAACGCCGGAAATTTATTTAGAAGAAACCTGTCAGGCGCATGATTTGCCAGAACGAACCGTTTCGCTCGGCACAGCAGCCAATATGAACTGCGCCGCAATTGAAACCGCGCGTTTCCGCGATTTGGAAGTTGTGGCCATCGCCACCGGCGGTGTGGAAACGAACGCTGGACGCGCTGGCGATCCGGCCTCCGTTTGGGAGAAAAAAGGCTCGTACGAACCGCTCGTCACCAACGGACGCGAGCCGCACGGCACGATTAACACAATGGTTTTAATCAACCAAGAAGTGACGAAGGGCGCAATGGTGCGAACCGTGATGACCGCCACCGAAGCCAAAACCACCGTTTTACAAGAACTTGGTGCAAATTCACGCTATTCTGATGGCCTTGCGACTGGCACCGGCACAGATCAAATCGCCGTCGCCTGTCCGCTCACTGGCGAAACGCCGCTTACGAGCGCAGGCAAGCATTCCAAATTGGGCGAACTGATTGGCAAAAGCGTTTCTCGCGCAATTCGCAAAACATTGGCATTACAACAGGCGCTCACACCGGAAAATCAGCGTTCCATAAAAGTGCATATCGAGCGTTTCGGCGCAACGAAGGCGTCCATGCAAGCCGGCATCGCACGGCACTTGCCGGAAGCGCTATCGGAGATTTTTGCCAAAAATTTTGAAGGGTTAAACCGTGAACCGCTCGTCGTAGCGGCGGCGTGTTCGTTCGTACATGTGCGTGATAAAATCGTGTGGGGCATTTTGCCGGAATCTTGCACGAAGGAAATTTTAACCCAACAAGGTGCGATGCTCGCCGCATCCATTTCGCAAAAAATTGGCCGAACGGGACTTTACTACGAGCTGCTTTCAAACGAACCGCTCAGTTTAGAAAACAGCGTCCTTCTGGAATTCATATACAAATCATGCGCAATCGGATACGAGGAAAAATGGACAGATTAA
- a CDS encoding PAS domain S-box protein, with protein sequence MPCDRNVLTNEKYAFTDLVALSRLQVMLENFSEITGFSTELVSFPEQTLLIQTRSYEAITKILKACPKQASLFRQTRLALTNQLQATKTLCIHHCKNELVLGAIPVVVEGLHLADFFSGYVFFEHPDHNAAQKLSEQEPLCESEIYLEALREIPVVAEAMLRKSLEFLAQMVSALALKGLAELREREAKKLIQQNEENLLTTLNSIGDAVISTDLNGNIVRINRVAESLTGYRYEEVKGKPLTSCFSIFHAKTGKLAEDPVQKVLEIGEIVALSNDTVLISKQGKKYQIADSAAPIKGSDGKTTGVVLVFRDVSEEYKMRQKLKENEKRLKQAQRIAKIGDFTWNVTTGKIRWSESLFDILQYDKSEAIDYAKVNAEIHHPQDLPRVTRWLNDAIASGKNTLSPNEYRLIRKDGHIIYVRATGVIVRDENNSVKVFATAQDITEQKEAERERAALASFVQNSQDIIVVKDLNRRVVATNMAFTLAADRKSISEMLGKTDAEIFNIPEDADPIRAYMLDDLKAMNLPAGEMLVREEPVIFPGGEVRTFLTRKFPIRDDAGNPIYVGIISNDITERKEANRLLIESEARFRQIYENISAGIAAVSLGFRIISANQAYCQMLGYSEQELIGKHLSEFTHPESLEENINQQTRLAAGEIDHFRMEKQFIHKSGKLLYGILDSNLIRNLSGEPIYFLGSVVDITEKKAAEEEIRASEAKYKSLFEGINDAAFVHPIDEERKNFIEVNETACKYLEYTREELLKLSPKDLTPTTDVTGAQFRGTREIRAILLKEKQIVFEIELETKSGKRIPVEISTRVFHMGGVPFALSLARDITERKRTEQELHRMEKLESIGTLAGGIAHDFNNLLMGIFGKISLAKTALDKTHPAARYLDGAEQAMNRATRLTKQLLTFSKGGAPLKEHVNIFELVEEITRFDLSGSNVKALFNQPQNLWLADVDKGQIQQAFSNLIINASQAMPRGGHLYITFENRDVTNANKEPNLEAGKYVKITVQDEGVGIDKKNIDYIFDPYFTTKQSGSGLGLTTTYSIIKKHGGTIHVESELGVGTSVTLFLPASKKKQFANPSPPSETFSLSTEEAKILVMDDEELILEIVSHLLKSKGFEVEAALDGCKAIELYQKAFSERKPFDAVIMDLTVPGGMGGKDAINGILEIDPNAKVIVSSGYTNDSVMSNYSQYGFKGIVEKPYTLKTLMTVLQAILSE encoded by the coding sequence ATGCCATGCGACCGAAATGTCTTAACGAATGAAAAATACGCATTTACGGATTTGGTTGCGCTCTCCCGTTTGCAAGTCATGCTTGAGAATTTTTCTGAAATCACTGGATTTTCAACAGAATTGGTTTCATTTCCTGAGCAGACCCTACTCATACAAACCCGCTCTTATGAGGCTATCACAAAAATTTTGAAAGCTTGCCCCAAGCAAGCAAGCCTTTTTCGGCAAACCCGTTTGGCACTCACCAATCAGCTTCAAGCAACAAAAACCTTATGTATTCATCATTGTAAAAATGAACTCGTGCTGGGCGCGATTCCGGTTGTGGTAGAAGGGCTGCATCTTGCTGATTTTTTTTCGGGATATGTTTTCTTCGAACATCCTGATCATAACGCAGCTCAGAAACTTAGCGAGCAAGAACCATTATGCGAGAGCGAGATCTATCTTGAAGCCTTGCGCGAAATTCCCGTGGTTGCCGAAGCGATGCTCAGAAAATCATTAGAGTTTTTAGCGCAAATGGTCAGTGCGCTCGCCCTGAAAGGCCTTGCTGAATTGAGGGAAAGAGAAGCAAAAAAGCTCATTCAACAAAACGAAGAAAATCTTCTCACAACACTAAACTCCATCGGCGATGCGGTAATTTCCACGGACTTGAATGGAAATATTGTACGCATTAACCGTGTGGCTGAATCGCTCACAGGCTATCGTTATGAAGAAGTTAAAGGCAAGCCGCTAACAAGCTGTTTTAGCATCTTCCATGCGAAAACTGGCAAGTTAGCCGAAGATCCGGTTCAAAAGGTTTTAGAAATCGGAGAAATTGTTGCGCTATCAAACGATACGGTGCTTATTTCCAAACAGGGGAAAAAATATCAGATTGCCGACTCTGCCGCGCCGATCAAAGGCAGCGATGGAAAAACAACCGGCGTGGTGCTGGTTTTTCGAGATGTGAGCGAAGAATACAAAATGCGCCAAAAGCTCAAAGAAAATGAAAAGCGATTGAAGCAAGCGCAGCGCATCGCGAAAATCGGCGACTTTACATGGAATGTGACGACTGGAAAGATTAGATGGTCGGAATCGCTTTTTGACATTCTTCAGTATGACAAATCAGAAGCGATTGATTACGCTAAAGTCAATGCAGAAATTCACCACCCACAAGATTTGCCACGAGTAACCCGCTGGCTCAACGACGCTATTGCTTCTGGGAAAAACACACTTTCCCCCAACGAGTATCGACTCATTCGCAAAGACGGCCACATCATTTATGTGCGAGCAACCGGCGTCATTGTGAGAGATGAAAATAATTCTGTCAAAGTTTTCGCAACCGCACAAGATATTACCGAGCAGAAAGAAGCCGAACGAGAACGAGCGGCATTGGCGTCTTTTGTACAAAACAGCCAAGACATTATTGTTGTGAAAGATTTAAACCGGCGGGTTGTGGCCACAAACATGGCATTTACCCTTGCCGCTGATAGAAAATCGATTTCAGAAATGCTCGGGAAAACAGATGCTGAAATTTTCAACATCCCTGAAGATGCCGATCCGATTCGCGCTTATATGTTGGACGATTTAAAAGCGATGAACTTGCCTGCTGGAGAGATGCTTGTTCGTGAAGAACCGGTGATTTTTCCTGGTGGCGAAGTTCGCACTTTTTTAACGCGCAAGTTTCCGATTCGTGATGACGCAGGCAATCCGATCTATGTTGGCATTATCTCGAACGATATTACCGAGCGAAAAGAGGCCAACCGGCTGCTCATAGAAAGCGAGGCGCGCTTCCGCCAGATTTATGAAAACATCTCGGCGGGCATTGCTGCCGTTTCGCTCGGCTTTCGAATTATCAGTGCCAATCAGGCCTATTGCCAAATGTTGGGTTATAGCGAGCAAGAACTGATTGGCAAACATCTTTCAGAGTTTACCCATCCTGAATCGTTAGAGGAAAACATCAACCAACAAACCCGTTTAGCCGCCGGTGAAATTGACCATTTTAGAATGGAAAAGCAGTTCATTCATAAGTCCGGCAAATTGCTTTATGGGATACTTGATTCGAATCTGATTAGAAATCTAAGCGGCGAGCCGATTTATTTTCTTGGCAGCGTTGTCGATATCACCGAGAAAAAAGCTGCCGAAGAAGAAATCAGAGCGTCTGAAGCCAAATATAAATCCCTATTTGAAGGGATCAACGACGCGGCCTTCGTGCATCCAATAGATGAAGAACGTAAGAATTTTATTGAGGTCAATGAGACCGCGTGCAAATATTTGGAATACACCCGTGAGGAATTGCTAAAACTTTCGCCCAAAGACCTGACCCCAACTACCGATGTTACCGGTGCTCAATTTCGCGGAACTCGCGAAATAAGAGCTATACTCCTCAAAGAAAAACAGATTGTTTTCGAAATCGAGCTAGAAACTAAAAGCGGCAAGCGCATACCAGTAGAAATCAGCACGCGGGTTTTCCACATGGGCGGCGTACCATTTGCGCTTTCATTGGCGCGAGATATCACTGAGCGCAAACGAACCGAACAAGAACTGCACCGAATGGAAAAATTGGAAAGCATCGGGACACTTGCAGGCGGGATTGCGCACGATTTCAATAACCTTTTAATGGGAATTTTTGGAAAAATTTCTTTGGCCAAAACGGCGCTCGATAAAACACATCCAGCGGCTCGTTACTTAGATGGCGCAGAACAGGCGATGAATCGCGCAACCCGCTTAACCAAGCAATTGCTCACGTTCTCAAAAGGCGGTGCGCCGCTTAAAGAGCATGTCAACATTTTTGAACTGGTAGAAGAAATCACGCGCTTCGACCTTTCGGGCAGTAATGTAAAAGCGTTGTTCAATCAGCCGCAAAATTTATGGCTTGCGGATGTGGATAAGGGACAGATTCAGCAAGCTTTTTCAAACTTGATTATCAATGCAAGTCAGGCGATGCCTCGTGGCGGCCATCTCTACATTACCTTTGAAAATCGCGACGTGACAAATGCCAACAAAGAGCCAAACCTTGAGGCTGGCAAATACGTAAAAATCACCGTTCAGGATGAAGGCGTCGGGATTGATAAGAAAAACATCGATTATATTTTTGATCCTTACTTCACAACCAAACAGTCAGGAAGTGGACTGGGCTTAACAACAACCTACTCGATCATAAAAAAACATGGCGGCACAATCCATGTAGAATCGGAACTTGGCGTAGGAACTTCCGTTACTTTATTCTTGCCGGCTTCTAAAAAGAAGCAATTTGCCAATCCTTCCCCACCTTCCGAAACGTTTTCTCTCTCAACCGAAGAAGCCAAAATTCTAGTTATGGACGATGAAGAGCTGATTCTGGAAATCGTTTCTCACTTGCTTAAAAGTAAAGGGTTTGAAGTAGAAGCCGCTCTTGACGGCTGCAAGGCCATCGAACTTTATCAGAAAGCTTTTTCAGAAAGAAAACCTTTTGACGCGGTCATTATGGATCTTACTGTACCAGGAGGAATGGGCGGCAAAGATGCCATCAATGGAATTTTAGAAATCGACCCGAATGCAAAGGTGATTGTTTCAAGCGGCTACACAAACGATTCCGTTATGTCAAACTATTCACAATACGGCTTCAAAGGAATTGTAGAAAAACCCTACACGCTGAAAACATTAATGACCGTGTTGCAAGCCATTCTAAGCGAGTAA
- a CDS encoding nitrilase-related carbon-nitrogen hydrolase: MDRLKLGLLHLSVKHKAPNENRNEILNYAKEAALSGANIIVAPELSVSGYSFGSRDDIAKFTETADGETVQALRQLAEKYGVYIVLGFAERDPATNIFYNSAIALSPSGDTVCLFHKITAETRWACPGKPTQENTFETPWGKIALLICSDTYFGPIPRVAAMCGADLLIVPANWPSSGMDPKVLWRARAVENDLFVAACNRGGVDLAMSCHEAWSCAYSPNGEELLARKSADSAVFYVELPLTEAGKIHKNGRDWLSERNPALYAPMYLDMRYASDLTTYYNLPKPGELDVFTFTAPKEEVFSHAFIQCQIEAHRKQGNPSLFVFPMGRIQNAKDIRQLSLIATAFDVNICAGVEVEGKPKMIVLAEKNGELTLHRNANELGADSLCMVDIDHARVAIAFPEELIHPEFSMSASKLGCDLVICSAESLDENMQICLGAKTIEQVCVAVAATNRAFICQPPVGHSPWLESVSFDEMPCQETLQTKSTRKKRFHDRIDFERLLHLTPKKADTEADEFKIEVVVSTQNGESK; encoded by the coding sequence ATGGACAGATTAAAACTTGGATTACTGCATCTCAGCGTCAAGCACAAAGCACCGAACGAGAACCGAAACGAAATTTTAAACTATGCCAAAGAGGCTGCACTATCGGGCGCAAACATCATTGTGGCACCGGAGCTTTCCGTTTCGGGATATAGCTTCGGTTCGCGGGACGACATCGCAAAATTTACAGAAACAGCAGACGGCGAAACCGTTCAAGCCTTGAGGCAGCTTGCCGAAAAATACGGCGTTTATATCGTGCTTGGCTTTGCCGAGCGCGATCCCGCAACAAACATTTTTTATAACTCAGCCATCGCGCTTTCACCTTCAGGCGATACGGTTTGCTTGTTTCATAAAATTACGGCGGAAACGCGTTGGGCGTGTCCCGGCAAACCGACTCAGGAAAACACGTTTGAAACGCCTTGGGGAAAAATTGCGCTGCTGATTTGCTCCGATACGTATTTCGGCCCGATTCCGCGCGTAGCAGCGATGTGCGGCGCAGACCTCTTGATTGTGCCGGCCAATTGGCCGTCCTCCGGCATGGACCCAAAAGTACTTTGGCGAGCGCGTGCCGTAGAGAACGATTTGTTTGTGGCAGCGTGCAATCGCGGCGGCGTGGATTTGGCCATGTCGTGCCACGAGGCGTGGTCGTGCGCATATTCACCGAACGGTGAGGAATTGCTTGCCCGGAAAAGCGCAGATTCAGCCGTTTTTTATGTGGAACTGCCTCTCACAGAAGCCGGAAAAATTCATAAAAACGGGCGCGACTGGCTCAGCGAGCGAAATCCCGCACTTTATGCGCCGATGTATTTGGACATGCGCTACGCTTCGGATTTGACGACGTATTACAACCTTCCAAAACCTGGCGAGCTGGATGTATTTACATTTACCGCCCCAAAAGAAGAAGTCTTCTCACATGCGTTCATTCAATGCCAAATCGAGGCGCATCGCAAGCAGGGAAATCCGAGCTTATTTGTTTTTCCAATGGGACGCATCCAAAATGCGAAAGACATTCGGCAACTGAGTTTGATTGCGACGGCCTTCGATGTGAATATTTGCGCTGGTGTTGAAGTTGAAGGCAAGCCGAAAATGATTGTGTTGGCCGAAAAAAACGGCGAGCTAACGCTGCATCGAAATGCCAATGAGCTGGGTGCAGATTCCCTTTGCATGGTGGACATCGATCATGCGCGCGTGGCGATTGCATTTCCCGAAGAACTCATTCATCCTGAATTCTCGATGAGCGCATCGAAGCTCGGCTGCGACTTGGTGATTTGCTCCGCCGAATCGCTCGATGAGAACATGCAAATTTGCCTTGGCGCAAAAACCATCGAGCAGGTCTGTGTGGCGGTGGCGGCAACTAATCGCGCATTTATCTGCCAGCCGCCCGTCGGCCACAGTCCTTGGCTGGAATCCGTCAGCTTTGACGAAATGCCTTGCCAAGAGACGCTTCAGACGAAAAGCACGCGCAAAAAACGTTTTCACGACCGCATCGATTTTGAACGATTGCTTCACTTAACCCCGAAAAAGGCTGACACGGAAGCGGATGAATTCAAAATTGAGGTGGTGGTCAGCACGCAAAACGGGGAGTCAAAATGA